A window from Pseudomonas frederiksbergensis encodes these proteins:
- a CDS encoding DUF58 domain-containing protein, with the protein MKPSRLLLIWLTVLLAIGIVLGTLRALDIEVPSSLLSIHWGLLLALLALAILDAVRLKRLPSLRLHRQMPGSLALGRWGEVRLEVEHDFAQPLNIQIFDHVPHGLSFENLPLSVELQPSQHSQIGYRLRPLKRGHFTFEHCEINLPSPLGLWSDKRLLNVTDNARVYPDFARLYGGQLLAVDNWLSQLGVRQRQRRGLGLEFHQLREFREGDSLRQIDWKATARQRTPIAREYQDERDQQIIFMLDCGRRMRSQDDELSHFDHALNACLLLSYVALRQGDAVGLSTFASDRPHYLAPVKGTEQLKVLLNAVYDLNSIQRPADYQAAANQLLARQKRRALVVLVTNLRDEDDEELLNAVKRLGKQHRVLVASLREDLLDTLRHTPVQTLQEALAYCGTVDYLNERAELHERLSAHGVQMLDARPGELGAELVTRYLSWKRAGML; encoded by the coding sequence GTGAAACCCTCGCGCCTGCTGCTGATCTGGCTCACAGTGTTGCTGGCCATCGGCATCGTGCTGGGCACATTGCGGGCATTGGACATCGAGGTTCCATCAAGCCTGTTGTCGATCCACTGGGGATTGTTATTGGCACTGCTGGCCCTGGCGATACTCGACGCCGTCCGTCTCAAACGACTGCCCTCGCTCCGACTCCACCGACAAATGCCCGGCAGCCTTGCACTCGGTCGATGGGGTGAAGTGCGACTGGAGGTCGAGCATGATTTTGCCCAACCACTGAACATACAGATTTTCGACCATGTGCCGCACGGCCTGAGCTTCGAAAACCTGCCCCTGTCGGTCGAACTGCAACCCAGCCAGCACAGCCAGATCGGCTATCGGCTACGCCCGCTAAAACGCGGTCATTTCACCTTCGAACACTGCGAAATCAACCTGCCGAGCCCATTGGGCCTGTGGTCTGACAAACGCCTGCTCAACGTGACCGATAACGCCCGCGTCTACCCCGACTTCGCCCGCCTCTACGGCGGCCAATTATTGGCGGTGGACAACTGGCTCAGCCAACTCGGCGTACGCCAACGCCAGCGTCGCGGTCTGGGCCTGGAATTTCATCAACTGCGTGAATTTCGCGAGGGCGACAGCCTGCGCCAGATCGACTGGAAAGCCACCGCCCGCCAGCGCACTCCAATTGCCCGCGAGTATCAGGACGAACGCGACCAGCAGATCATCTTCATGCTCGATTGCGGCCGCCGCATGCGCAGCCAGGATGATGAACTGTCGCACTTCGACCATGCGCTCAATGCCTGCCTGCTGCTCAGCTACGTCGCCCTGCGCCAAGGCGATGCGGTAGGCCTGAGCACCTTCGCCAGTGACCGACCGCATTACCTCGCGCCGGTCAAAGGCACCGAGCAACTCAAGGTCTTGCTCAACGCTGTCTATGACCTCAACAGCATCCAGCGCCCAGCCGATTATCAGGCCGCCGCCAACCAACTGCTGGCCCGACAAAAACGCCGGGCGCTGGTGGTGCTGGTGACTAACTTGCGGGATGAAGATGATGAAGAACTGCTCAACGCCGTCAAACGTCTGGGCAAGCAGCATCGAGTGTTGGTGGCGAGCCTGCGCGAAGACTTGCTCGACACGCTGCGACACACACCGGTGCAGACCTTGCAGGAGGCGCTGGCCTACTGCGGGACGGTGGATTATTTGAATGAACGGGCGGAACTCCATGAGCGGTTGAGTGCTCATGGGGTTCAGATGCTGGACGCTCGGCCCGGGGAGTTGGGGGCTGAGTTGGTGACGCGGTATTTGAGCTGGAAAAGAGCCGGGATGCTGTAG
- a CDS encoding neuraminidase-like domain-containing protein — MALNNMAGLLEKRRNALVEYCIGQVGKKGEAPYYFLRTPADLFELLRMDPLDSYPVQSSWVAEATSCAQQFIHAAYRKLEPGYETIEFDKRDLATWELYSNYPDWAALQLIALYPENFINPFVRQRKTSLFKTLENNLNQTQLNSDSVQRALGEYLQTFEQTCNLDVISSYMDGASPTRADYYFVGRERSSAPRYFWRKAEVELSTADIAINPAAWGEWQLADVPVGAKVLDMRPVFWNGRLCLVWAEWRDKVAGQEPDKFLPHQLDINVAFMAQNGQWLAPLSLHSSNPLDDFSAGARLIATVWADYQNPKGKLGVLLTNGTTLNEYVVRDVLLRPLTGDDGRWLNYAAQHRFIAAETVQHPLMNQPSVVPTVVTAGTLTPYLDLQALAFRQGDKDVLFVRGICRPTGLPGGNVELDLTLEGRDGSDPAPIKKPFPIAGGWSTDWQTFSRDKGTWPQPSTFFFGGAAGTSPGRMKFELTIINVTDFIAPKLHKNSRDAAQFLDLRASNLTLKFTRLNSLFGPELVQRSNISVDAVLDWDTQFLQEPPPASASFNEPNGAFNGANGLFFWELFFHLPHLIATRLRAEDRYLEAQKWLHYLFDPQAPADPETPLRPNPKPAYWRCRPLNAEGNVGFETRAPTDPDAIGYSAPYHFKVLVFTEYVKNLVAWGDWYYRQLTRDSLVAAKLCYVQAEFLMGQPPLVRTANRWQADTLSNLLNNSTSRPALERFEKTFEYSLADFPVATEAPLELGLLANEPFTCPINEQLLALYDLPNQRLHNLRHNLTLDGKPLDIPLFSPPTDPNQLLRDLASGGVGGPRPMGGRLVVGAFRWRVTFEVALRAVQVLQEYGNQVLRLLEQRDRAEQEEMQQTHLVELGNYAKTVQEQAIAQMRANVTALEQSRAVAQERADNYAQRYDENVSAVEYEVMENLYLSKQLSLAAASIKPAGAVLASLPNVFGLANGGHRLDKIADAVVFGLGVGSSVVQMDADKQAATEGYRRRREDWQLQRDQASAEVRAIDAQIVAQNYAVQAAQTSLEQTLKANSQSLTVYNFLKKRATNAELFGWLLGQFKALHYQAYDAVVSLCLSAQASLSAETGDYDSQISLPQVWLDNRHGLTAGDHLRSYLLRMECEYSKRYERRLELVKTVSLRQLFEDTIEPQPGVPPGRRRWIG; from the coding sequence ATGGCACTGAACAATATGGCTGGATTGCTCGAAAAACGACGTAATGCGTTGGTCGAGTACTGCATCGGGCAAGTCGGCAAAAAAGGTGAGGCCCCGTACTACTTCTTGCGAACCCCGGCAGACCTGTTCGAATTGCTGCGCATGGACCCGCTGGACAGCTACCCGGTTCAGAGTTCCTGGGTCGCCGAAGCGACGAGCTGTGCCCAGCAGTTCATTCATGCCGCGTACCGCAAGCTCGAACCGGGCTATGAGACGATTGAATTCGACAAGCGGGATCTGGCCACCTGGGAGCTTTACAGCAATTACCCGGATTGGGCAGCGCTACAGCTGATAGCACTTTATCCGGAAAACTTCATTAACCCTTTTGTGCGGCAGCGCAAGACCAGCCTGTTCAAAACCCTTGAAAACAACCTGAACCAGACCCAGTTGAACAGCGACTCCGTTCAGCGCGCTTTGGGGGAGTACCTGCAAACGTTCGAGCAGACCTGCAACCTGGATGTGATCAGCAGCTACATGGATGGAGCTTCGCCCACGCGTGCCGATTATTACTTTGTCGGTCGCGAGCGTTCGTCTGCCCCACGGTACTTCTGGCGCAAGGCCGAGGTGGAACTCTCGACAGCCGATATCGCCATCAATCCGGCGGCATGGGGGGAGTGGCAGCTGGCGGATGTTCCCGTGGGGGCGAAGGTGCTGGACATGCGTCCGGTGTTCTGGAACGGGCGCTTGTGCCTGGTGTGGGCCGAGTGGCGCGACAAGGTGGCGGGGCAGGAACCTGACAAGTTTTTGCCGCATCAACTGGACATCAACGTGGCTTTCATGGCGCAGAATGGCCAATGGTTGGCGCCGTTGAGCCTGCACAGTTCCAACCCTCTCGATGACTTCTCTGCAGGCGCTCGGCTGATTGCCACCGTTTGGGCTGATTATCAAAACCCCAAAGGCAAGCTTGGCGTCTTGTTGACTAATGGCACTACCCTCAACGAGTACGTAGTGCGTGATGTGCTGTTACGACCATTGACCGGCGATGATGGCCGCTGGCTGAATTACGCGGCACAGCATCGCTTTATCGCTGCCGAGACGGTTCAGCATCCGCTGATGAATCAGCCGAGCGTTGTGCCCACTGTCGTGACAGCGGGCACCTTGACGCCTTACCTGGATCTGCAGGCCCTGGCGTTTCGCCAAGGTGACAAAGATGTTCTTTTCGTCCGGGGCATTTGCAGGCCTACAGGGCTGCCCGGCGGCAACGTCGAGCTGGATCTGACGTTAGAAGGTCGTGACGGTTCAGATCCGGCGCCAATTAAAAAACCCTTCCCGATAGCTGGCGGTTGGAGCACTGATTGGCAGACCTTCAGTCGCGATAAAGGTACATGGCCGCAGCCGTCCACTTTTTTCTTTGGCGGGGCAGCAGGCACTTCCCCAGGACGCATGAAGTTTGAGTTGACGATCATCAACGTGACGGACTTCATTGCACCAAAGTTGCACAAGAACAGCCGCGATGCGGCACAGTTTCTAGATCTGAGAGCGTCAAACCTGACGCTAAAATTCACCCGTCTGAACTCACTGTTCGGCCCGGAACTGGTGCAGCGTTCGAACATTTCCGTCGATGCCGTACTGGATTGGGACACACAGTTTCTGCAAGAACCACCTCCGGCTTCAGCGTCTTTCAACGAGCCGAACGGTGCGTTCAACGGCGCCAACGGATTGTTTTTCTGGGAGCTGTTTTTCCATTTGCCTCATCTGATCGCGACGCGTCTACGGGCAGAGGATCGTTACCTGGAGGCGCAAAAATGGCTGCATTACCTGTTTGATCCGCAGGCGCCAGCGGATCCGGAAACCCCCCTACGGCCGAATCCAAAACCCGCGTATTGGCGCTGCCGTCCATTGAACGCCGAAGGCAATGTGGGCTTTGAAACCCGAGCCCCGACCGATCCGGACGCCATTGGCTATTCCGCGCCTTATCACTTCAAGGTTCTGGTGTTCACGGAGTACGTCAAGAATCTGGTGGCCTGGGGGGACTGGTACTACCGACAACTCACCCGCGATAGCCTGGTGGCGGCAAAGCTGTGCTATGTCCAGGCTGAATTCCTGATGGGCCAACCGCCGTTGGTGCGAACGGCGAACCGTTGGCAAGCAGACACGCTGAGCAATCTGTTAAACAACAGTACTTCACGACCGGCGCTCGAGCGGTTCGAAAAAACCTTCGAGTACAGCCTGGCGGATTTTCCCGTCGCCACCGAGGCGCCGCTCGAACTCGGGCTACTGGCAAACGAACCGTTCACCTGTCCGATCAATGAGCAGTTGCTTGCACTGTATGACTTGCCGAATCAACGTTTGCATAACCTGCGCCACAATCTGACCCTGGATGGCAAACCGCTGGATATACCGCTCTTCAGCCCACCCACGGATCCGAATCAACTGTTGCGGGATCTCGCGTCTGGAGGCGTGGGCGGACCAAGACCGATGGGTGGGCGCCTGGTGGTCGGTGCATTCCGTTGGCGCGTGACGTTCGAGGTCGCGTTGCGTGCAGTGCAGGTCCTGCAGGAGTACGGCAATCAGGTGTTGCGCCTGCTTGAACAACGGGATCGCGCCGAACAGGAAGAAATGCAGCAAACCCATTTGGTAGAGCTTGGAAACTATGCCAAGACCGTACAGGAGCAAGCCATCGCCCAGATGCGAGCGAACGTAACAGCGCTGGAGCAAAGCCGGGCAGTCGCGCAGGAACGGGCTGATAACTATGCACAACGCTATGACGAGAATGTGTCGGCGGTTGAATACGAGGTCATGGAAAATCTGTATCTGTCAAAACAATTGTCGTTGGCCGCCGCAAGCATCAAACCCGCCGGCGCGGTGCTTGCCTCTTTGCCTAATGTTTTCGGTTTGGCGAATGGCGGGCATCGCCTCGATAAAATTGCTGATGCGGTTGTCTTCGGATTGGGCGTCGGCTCGTCGGTGGTGCAAATGGACGCAGACAAACAGGCCGCCACCGAAGGCTACCGTCGTCGCCGCGAGGATTGGCAGTTGCAACGCGATCAGGCGTCGGCGGAAGTCCGCGCAATTGATGCGCAAATCGTCGCCCAGAACTACGCCGTACAGGCTGCGCAAACCAGCCTGGAGCAAACCCTGAAGGCCAATAGTCAATCGTTGACGGTTTACAACTTCCTCAAGAAGCGTGCGACCAATGCTGAACTGTTCGGCTGGTTGCTCGGCCAGTTCAAGGCGTTGCACTACCAGGCGTACGATGCGGTTGTCAGCTTGTGCCTCAGCGCCCAGGCGTCGCTGAGCGCCGAAACAGGCGATTACGATTCTCAGATTTCATTGCCCCAAGTCTGGCTGGACAACCGCCACGGTCTGACCGCAGGCGACCACCTGCGCTCTTATTTGCTGCGCATGGAATGTGAGTATTCGAAACGGTATGAGCGGCGGCTGGAACTGGTCAAAACCGTTTCGCTTCGGCAATTGTTCGAGGACACGATCGAGCCGCAGCCGGGGGTACCACCTGGCAGGAGGCGTTGGATCGGTTGA
- a CDS encoding Tc toxin subunit A encodes MSDPRPASQLLSQVFSEEKLTEYLDLATYLEEGGSIFPLVEKGVQGLVREYKVSPDDARLFLRRANSMAVYLRRQFIEHSLHGKNTESAAPRSGLLSMVEGPSFERLFDPRFDSLCPPDAIESLASSAAYLVEMVRWVIDRIEHFSTGPVPLRLRERRKDLMNLSVDFNAIHRPVSAVDIIVPVLETFIREHKDPDQADPTDLELAMINARYPNGLPYYQHWVTLDAVARHHGLSVGNFAHMVDLSFPYFLQDQAWDEDAGRALAHASRLGPYQRQLLTEDPPAYANREEFYALNFGTDNSSKYQNLNQVRFFGERTKLDTPGLEALLSVRSFAPLRSPNVTETDTKPAGPESWRSGSVYLNAHTPLPSALRVKKWRKCFCIGCQPSPTVPMILSDMTE; translated from the coding sequence ATGTCTGACCCTCGCCCTGCTTCACAACTGCTGAGCCAAGTATTCAGTGAAGAAAAACTCACAGAGTACCTCGACCTCGCGACCTACCTGGAAGAAGGCGGGTCTATCTTTCCTTTGGTGGAGAAGGGCGTTCAAGGGCTGGTGAGGGAATACAAGGTTAGCCCCGATGATGCGCGCCTGTTTTTGCGTCGGGCCAACAGCATGGCTGTCTACCTGCGGCGCCAGTTCATCGAGCACAGCCTGCACGGTAAAAATACCGAAAGCGCCGCACCGCGCAGCGGTTTGTTGTCGATGGTCGAGGGGCCCAGTTTCGAGCGTTTGTTCGATCCCCGTTTCGACAGTCTGTGCCCCCCGGATGCTATCGAGTCTCTTGCTTCGTCTGCGGCGTATTTGGTTGAAATGGTGAGGTGGGTCATAGACCGCATCGAGCATTTTTCAACCGGTCCGGTTCCTCTGCGACTGCGTGAGCGCCGCAAAGACCTGATGAATCTGTCCGTCGACTTCAATGCGATACATCGACCAGTGTCTGCGGTCGACATCATCGTACCGGTGCTTGAAACATTCATCAGGGAACACAAGGATCCAGATCAAGCGGATCCAACGGATCTTGAGTTGGCGATGATCAATGCGCGATATCCCAACGGGCTTCCGTACTACCAGCACTGGGTTACCCTGGATGCGGTCGCCCGTCACCATGGCCTGTCGGTGGGCAATTTTGCGCATATGGTGGATCTCTCCTTTCCCTACTTTTTGCAAGATCAGGCGTGGGACGAGGATGCGGGTCGAGCCCTGGCCCACGCGTCGCGGCTGGGACCTTATCAACGACAATTGCTGACCGAGGATCCGCCGGCATATGCAAACCGGGAAGAATTTTACGCACTGAATTTCGGTACCGATAACTCTTCGAAGTATCAGAACCTCAATCAAGTTCGATTCTTCGGCGAGCGAACCAAACTCGATACCCCAGGGCTCGAGGCGCTGCTGTCGGTTCGCAGCTTTGCCCCTCTGCGCTCGCCCAATGTGACGGAGACGGACACAAAGCCTGCGGGGCCAGAAAGCTGGCGCTCCGGTTCGGTTTATCTCAATGCCCACACCCCCCTGCCGTCAGCATTACGGGTGAAGAAGTGGAGGAAGTGTTTCTGCATCGGTTGTCAGCCCTCCCCGACAGTGCCGATGATTTTGAGCGATATGACCGAATGA